One Methylocaldum marinum DNA window includes the following coding sequences:
- a CDS encoding tetratricopeptide repeat protein has translation MRFPVRPEWGCLLLAFFLTPVLVAAEEAGYVGGAACGGCHAEQAKAWAGSHHDLAMQPATPATVLGDFRGVRFDYFGVTSRFFRRGDRFLVNTDGPDGKFADFEIKYTFGVYPLQQYLIEFPDGRLQALGIAWDSRPKTRGGQRWYHLYPKERIGPSDPLHWTGPLQNWNHMCADCHSTNFRKNYDLRTDRFGSAWTDIDVSCEACHGPGSRHVAWAEGKTEHSADRGLDVRFRPRRERAWAFSADASIARLSDATNTGPEIETCARCHARREQIQESPVHGGQLLDGFVPSLLTEGLYHLDGQMQDEVYNYGSFLQSKMYRQGVICSDCHDPHSLKLRAPGNGVCVQCHKAEKYDSPSHHFHKTGSEGAHCAACHMPTATYMGVDRRHDHGFRIPRPDLTVELGVPNACNRCHTREKPSWAAAKLKRWCGRKPRIDEDFAKVFAAARQGRASAEEGLVQLAMNTAQAGIVRATALFELGPYLSGKTLPVVEQGLGDPDPLVRLGAVEALSETDPAVRLPLLSPLLNDPLRAVRIRAARALTPLASQVLPAERRTAIERGLDEYIAAQKVNADRPESWMNVGLAYAEWGRREDAEAAYRTAMKLRPDFVAAYVNLADLYRVQGREAEGERLLREALKIDPRNPESHHALGLLLVRHKRSAEALEHLERAAVLNPENSRFAYVYAVALEATGATGKAVAVLESHDRRRPDDREILHALARFNRELGRFPAAADYAKRFLELAPDDPRGAVLRDGLGTPNW, from the coding sequence ATGAGATTTCCGGTGCGCCCGGAATGGGGGTGCTTGCTGCTCGCGTTCTTCCTAACTCCGGTTCTGGTCGCGGCGGAGGAAGCCGGCTATGTCGGCGGCGCGGCCTGCGGAGGCTGCCACGCCGAACAGGCGAAAGCCTGGGCCGGGTCGCACCACGACCTGGCCATGCAGCCGGCGACGCCCGCAACGGTATTGGGCGATTTCCGCGGCGTCCGCTTCGATTATTTCGGCGTGACGTCCCGATTTTTCCGCCGCGGCGACCGCTTCCTGGTCAACACCGACGGCCCTGACGGCAAGTTCGCCGATTTCGAGATCAAGTACACCTTCGGCGTATATCCGCTACAGCAATACCTGATCGAGTTCCCGGACGGCAGGCTGCAAGCCTTGGGCATTGCCTGGGACAGCCGTCCCAAAACTCGGGGTGGGCAGCGTTGGTATCACCTGTATCCCAAGGAAAGGATAGGCCCCAGCGATCCCTTGCACTGGACCGGCCCGCTGCAGAATTGGAACCACATGTGCGCCGACTGCCACTCCACGAATTTCCGCAAGAACTACGATCTTCGAACCGACCGATTCGGTTCGGCCTGGACGGACATCGACGTGTCCTGCGAAGCCTGTCATGGTCCCGGGTCGCGACATGTCGCCTGGGCCGAGGGCAAGACGGAACACTCGGCCGACCGTGGTCTCGACGTCCGTTTTCGGCCCCGTCGGGAGAGAGCCTGGGCGTTTTCCGCCGATGCTTCCATCGCTCGCTTGTCCGATGCCACGAATACCGGGCCGGAAATCGAAACCTGCGCCCGCTGCCATGCGCGGCGCGAACAGATCCAGGAAAGCCCCGTTCACGGCGGACAGCTGCTGGACGGCTTCGTTCCCTCGCTGCTGACCGAGGGGCTGTACCACCTAGACGGGCAGATGCAGGACGAGGTGTACAACTACGGCTCGTTTCTGCAAAGCAAGATGTATCGTCAGGGGGTTATCTGCAGCGACTGCCACGATCCTCACAGTCTGAAGCTTCGGGCCCCGGGGAACGGCGTCTGCGTGCAATGCCATAAGGCGGAAAAGTACGATTCGCCCTCCCATCATTTCCACAAAACGGGTTCGGAAGGTGCGCACTGTGCCGCGTGCCACATGCCGACAGCCACCTACATGGGTGTCGATCGGCGCCATGACCATGGTTTCCGCATTCCGCGGCCCGATCTTACGGTCGAGCTGGGCGTGCCGAATGCGTGCAACCGCTGCCATACCCGGGAAAAACCGTCCTGGGCGGCGGCTAAGCTCAAGCGCTGGTGTGGCCGTAAGCCGCGCATCGACGAAGATTTCGCCAAAGTCTTCGCTGCGGCGAGGCAGGGCAGGGCGAGTGCAGAAGAGGGCCTCGTCCAGCTTGCCATGAACACGGCCCAGGCGGGAATCGTTCGAGCTACGGCGTTGTTCGAACTCGGGCCTTATCTGAGCGGCAAGACCTTGCCGGTAGTAGAGCAGGGGCTAGGCGATCCGGATCCCTTGGTCAGATTAGGCGCCGTCGAAGCCTTGAGCGAGACCGATCCCGCCGTGCGTCTGCCGCTCTTGTCTCCCTTGCTGAACGATCCGCTTCGGGCGGTCCGTATCCGAGCGGCGCGGGCGTTGACACCGCTCGCTTCGCAAGTATTGCCCGCGGAGCGACGCACGGCCATCGAGCGCGGACTGGATGAATACATCGCTGCCCAAAAGGTCAATGCCGATCGTCCGGAATCTTGGATGAACGTGGGTCTCGCGTACGCGGAATGGGGACGGCGCGAGGACGCGGAAGCGGCTTATCGGACCGCCATGAAACTGCGCCCGGATTTCGTGGCGGCCTACGTCAACCTGGCCGACCTGTATCGCGTTCAAGGCCGGGAGGCGGAAGGCGAACGCCTTCTTAGGGAGGCATTGAAGATCGACCCGCGCAACCCTGAAAGCCACCACGCCCTGGGGCTTCTGCTGGTACGCCACAAGCGTTCGGCGGAGGCGCTTGAACATCTGGAACGGGCGGCGGTGCTGAATCCCGAAAATTCACGCTTCGCCTACGTCTATGCTGTCGCCCTCGAGGCGACCGGTGCGACCGGCAAAGCCGTCGCGGTATTGGAAAGCCACGATCGCCGCCGTCCCGACGATCGGGAGATCCTTCACGCCCTGGCGCGGTTCAATCGGGAACTCGGCCGGTTTCCGGCTGCCGCGGATTATGCGAAACGTTTTCTGGAACTGGCGCCCGACGATCCCCGTGGTGCGGTACTGCGGGACGGACTCGGAACGCCGAATTGGTAA
- a CDS encoding sigma-54 interaction domain-containing protein, producing the protein METSYPDRSTELLEGSRPSPVLSFSEPRSLTLSVRASALVFEDPASRQLLEHIERIAPSDATVLIIGETGTGKELIARHIHALSARRNGPFGALNCAALSETLIESELFGHEKGAFTGALSSKDGWFETAHNGTLFLDEVGDLPLGLQAKLLRVLQEREVVKVGARRATPVNVRVIAATNVNLEEAVEAGRFRADLYYRFNVAMVQLVPLRDRPGDILPLARHFLKLYGERLGYKDARLTSEAERFLLNYDWPGNIRELENAIHRALLVCPGDRLRPEDFKLSGLRPQAPAASVSTASTASLETAVRQLCERAPPNLFELIEATVLRTALEFCEQNQVQTARLLAISRNVLRHRMALYGLLPNSQGEKVNAAGSAYAPARPSHSPAQGCCD; encoded by the coding sequence ATGGAAACGTCTTATCCCGACCGATCGACCGAATTGCTTGAGGGAAGCCGGCCTTCGCCCGTGCTGAGCTTTTCCGAGCCGCGCTCGCTCACCCTTTCCGTTCGCGCCAGCGCGCTGGTCTTCGAGGACCCGGCCTCCCGGCAGTTGCTGGAGCACATCGAACGCATCGCGCCCAGCGATGCCACCGTCCTCATCATCGGCGAAACCGGCACCGGCAAGGAACTGATCGCCCGACACATCCATGCGCTCAGCGCGCGCCGGAACGGCCCTTTCGGCGCCTTGAATTGCGCCGCCCTGAGCGAAACCTTGATCGAGAGCGAGCTGTTCGGGCATGAAAAAGGCGCTTTCACCGGCGCCTTGAGCAGCAAGGACGGGTGGTTCGAAACCGCTCACAACGGCACTCTGTTCCTGGACGAAGTCGGCGATCTGCCCCTGGGGCTGCAGGCGAAGCTGTTGCGTGTGCTGCAGGAACGCGAGGTGGTGAAGGTCGGGGCGCGGCGGGCGACGCCGGTGAATGTGCGAGTGATCGCGGCCACCAACGTCAACCTGGAAGAGGCGGTGGAAGCCGGCCGCTTCAGGGCCGATCTGTACTATCGCTTCAACGTCGCCATGGTGCAGCTCGTGCCTCTAAGGGATCGGCCCGGGGACATCCTGCCCTTGGCCCGTCACTTCCTGAAATTATACGGCGAGCGCCTGGGCTACAAGGATGCCCGGCTGACCTCCGAGGCGGAGCGGTTTTTGTTGAACTACGATTGGCCGGGCAATATCCGGGAGTTGGAGAATGCAATCCATAGAGCCCTGCTGGTCTGCCCGGGCGACCGTCTCCGTCCCGAGGATTTCAAGCTTTCGGGGCTGCGGCCGCAGGCACCGGCGGCGTCCGTCTCGACTGCATCCACCGCCTCCCTGGAGACCGCCGTGCGTCAGTTGTGCGAGCGCGCGCCGCCGAACTTGTTCGAGTTGATCGAAGCCACGGTTCTGCGTACGGCGCTCGAATTCTGCGAACAGAACCAGGTCCAGACCGCCCGGCTGCTGGCGATCAGCCGCAATGTGCTGCGCCACCGCATGGCCTTGTACGGTCTGTTGCCGAACAGCCAAGGCGAAAAGGTAAATGCCGCCGGTTCCGCTTACGCGCCCGCACGGCCGTCCCATTCACCTGCGCAGGGCTGCTGCGACTGA
- a CDS encoding ABC transporter substrate-binding protein, whose product MKPFLLLLTLVLAWLPVHAAETEKPKTINIGVAATGVGGRPFVGGGAFSVAHVKRYLEQEFEKDGIEVKWHFFKNAGPAVNEAYSSGQLDFAWQGDLPQLIGRAGGLKVKYILGGGRRGNLYLAARKDSTANGIEDIKGRKLGLHKGTCLQLGVARLLGDHGIKEKDLKVYNMDYLTSATALGNGELELTFGLYNLYYLRDQGLAKLIYGGKDDGGKYGCAGGYTVAEAFADQYPDITQRVVNALVRANYWTVQEENRDEVYEIWAKSGIPLQHFREDWDGQNWTQKLSPLIDDYLVHSYRVSFEDAKKFGLVRGKFDLERYFDRRYLDKALSELQLQGYWKEEDPSGKPKS is encoded by the coding sequence ATGAAACCATTCTTGCTTCTCCTCACCCTCGTCCTGGCGTGGCTACCCGTCCACGCCGCGGAGACCGAAAAGCCTAAGACCATCAACATCGGCGTGGCGGCTACGGGTGTCGGCGGCCGGCCTTTCGTGGGCGGCGGGGCGTTTTCCGTGGCCCATGTCAAACGCTATCTGGAACAGGAATTCGAGAAGGACGGCATCGAAGTGAAGTGGCATTTCTTCAAGAATGCCGGTCCGGCGGTGAACGAAGCCTATTCCAGCGGGCAGCTCGATTTCGCCTGGCAGGGCGATCTGCCCCAGCTCATCGGCCGGGCCGGGGGACTCAAGGTCAAGTACATTCTGGGCGGCGGGCGGCGCGGCAACCTTTATCTGGCCGCGCGCAAGGATTCGACCGCTAACGGAATCGAGGACATCAAGGGCCGCAAGCTGGGGCTCCACAAGGGTACCTGCTTGCAACTCGGCGTTGCCCGCTTGCTGGGGGATCACGGCATCAAAGAGAAAGACCTCAAGGTCTACAACATGGATTATCTGACCTCGGCCACCGCGCTCGGCAATGGCGAATTGGAGCTGACTTTCGGTCTCTACAACCTCTACTACCTTCGCGACCAGGGCCTCGCCAAGCTGATCTACGGCGGCAAGGACGACGGCGGGAAATACGGCTGCGCTGGCGGCTACACCGTGGCCGAGGCCTTCGCCGACCAGTACCCGGACATTACCCAGCGGGTGGTGAATGCTCTGGTCAGGGCCAATTACTGGACGGTGCAGGAGGAGAACCGCGACGAGGTCTACGAGATCTGGGCGAAGTCGGGCATTCCCTTGCAGCACTTCCGGGAGGACTGGGACGGCCAGAACTGGACGCAGAAGCTTTCGCCGCTGATCGACGACTATCTGGTGCACAGCTACCGGGTATCCTTCGAGGACGCCAAGAAGTTTGGCCTGGTGCGCGGCAAGTTTGATTTGGAGCGCTATTTCGATCGCCGTTATCTCGACAAGGCGCTTTCCGAACTGCAACTACAGGGTTACTGGAAAGAGGAAGATCCGTCCGGAAAACCGAAATCATGA
- a CDS encoding class I SAM-dependent methyltransferase codes for MSALSLTFDTQRLAEKYEELSSDRQFKQGKWLIEELNLVPEERVLDVGCGTGLLAEHVADIVGPSGFVVGVDPLPLRIAIANRKAKSNLVFRVGNAYDLTEFGENSFDAVYLNAVFHWLAEKEEPLQHIRRVLKSGGRLGLTTGSKEHPNRLLQIRREILSKEPYNAFPESRSGYPHWVSVAELVWLLDRNGFSISKVEVLENVIHHANADAAIDFSQASSFGNFLGHLPDELRKSAIAEIKQALEALRTSDGIRLEGRRIVAVAVRK; via the coding sequence ATGAGCGCTTTGAGCTTGACTTTCGATACGCAGCGTCTTGCTGAAAAGTACGAGGAACTGAGCAGTGATCGTCAATTCAAGCAGGGCAAATGGCTGATCGAGGAATTGAACCTCGTCCCGGAGGAGCGGGTCCTTGACGTCGGCTGCGGAACCGGCTTATTGGCGGAGCATGTGGCGGATATCGTTGGGCCTTCGGGGTTCGTGGTGGGGGTCGATCCCTTGCCGCTCCGCATCGCCATTGCCAATCGCAAGGCGAAATCCAATCTGGTTTTCCGGGTCGGCAATGCCTACGATTTGACCGAGTTCGGCGAAAACAGCTTTGATGCGGTCTATCTGAACGCGGTTTTTCATTGGCTTGCGGAGAAGGAAGAGCCTTTGCAGCACATTCGAAGGGTGCTGAAGTCGGGCGGGCGGCTCGGGCTGACCACGGGTTCGAAGGAACATCCCAACCGGCTCTTGCAGATCCGACGGGAGATTCTGTCCAAAGAGCCTTACAACGCTTTTCCCGAATCCCGGTCAGGCTATCCGCACTGGGTGAGCGTAGCGGAACTGGTTTGGCTGCTGGATCGCAACGGGTTCTCAATCAGCAAAGTAGAGGTGCTGGAGAACGTCATCCATCACGCGAATGCGGACGCCGCCATCGATTTTTCACAGGCCAGTTCCTTCGGCAATTTTCTCGGTCACCTGCCGGACGAGCTGCGGAAATCAGCCATTGCCGAGATCAAGCAGGCGCTGGAGGCGTTGCGGACATCCGACGGTATTCGTCTGGAAGGCCGCCGTATCGTGGCGGTGGCGGTAAGGAAATGA